Proteins from a genomic interval of Pseudovibrio sp. Tun.PSC04-5.I4:
- a CDS encoding ISAs1 family transposase, giving the protein MPIADAFDDSHGRTTRRRAFVCEDISALETMKGWPKLAQVMAVETITSINNIHGGGSSKVTADIRYFLTSAEASPTVIAAAVRNHWAIENSLHWVLDVGFREVDSRIRDRNAAANLSVLRKIAINLVKANTTRKGSIKRRRKTAGWNNDYMQEIIEM; this is encoded by the coding sequence TTGCCGATTGCCGATGCCTTTGACGATAGTCATGGGCGCACGACCCGTCGCCGCGCCTTTGTCTGCGAGGACATCAGCGCACTGGAAACGATGAAGGGCTGGCCCAAACTGGCACAGGTTATGGCCGTTGAGACGATTACATCAATCAATAACATCCATGGCGGCGGCAGCTCAAAAGTCACTGCCGACATCCGCTACTTTCTTACCAGTGCCGAGGCCTCGCCGACAGTCATTGCTGCAGCGGTCCGTAACCACTGGGCCATCGAAAACAGTCTTCACTGGGTGCTTGATGTGGGCTTTCGCGAGGTTGACAGCCGGATCCGCGACCGCAACGCCGCTGCAAACTTAAGTGTACTGAGGAAGATCGCTATCAATCTGGTCAAAGCCAATACAACGCGGAAGGGCAGCATCAAAAGAAGGAGAAAAACGGCGGGCTGGAACAATGATTACATGCAAGAAATCATTGAAATGTAG
- a CDS encoding IS5 family transposase: MKIHFMPFKANADRRHKFAKAKYKVTNWSKYNESLRRRGDVTVWIEESAAKAWFAPENQRRGRPAKFSELAIETCLQIRVVFGLALRQTQGFVRSVFHLMELVLPVPDFSTLSLRADGLKLSNPKPRTNSEPVELVIDSTGVKIFGAGEWQETKHGTRIKRRAWRKLHLGLDLNAGEIVCSELTKDTVADPTAVPDLLDQVEGPVATFLGDGAYDGFTTRQEIAKRYDGVEIIIPPPKTAIPGPQAATAPTARDRDILAIQKNGRMSWQKQTGYGRRSRGETLMGRFKQVIGTTLRSRKLNNQRTEAKLGVAVLNTMTALGRAAFEKVSA, encoded by the coding sequence GTGAAGATTCACTTCATGCCGTTTAAAGCCAATGCTGATCGCCGACATAAGTTTGCCAAAGCCAAATACAAAGTGACGAACTGGTCGAAGTATAATGAAAGCTTGCGTCGTCGCGGCGATGTCACGGTTTGGATTGAAGAGAGCGCTGCCAAGGCTTGGTTTGCACCCGAGAACCAACGACGTGGACGGCCCGCCAAGTTTTCAGAGCTTGCCATTGAAACCTGTTTGCAAATCCGGGTCGTATTCGGTCTTGCTTTGAGGCAGACTCAAGGGTTTGTGAGGTCTGTGTTCCATTTGATGGAGTTGGTTTTACCGGTTCCTGACTTTTCAACCCTGTCGCTCCGCGCAGATGGCTTGAAACTTTCAAACCCCAAACCACGAACGAACTCAGAGCCAGTAGAGCTGGTAATCGATAGTACAGGCGTTAAGATCTTTGGTGCCGGAGAATGGCAGGAAACCAAGCATGGAACCAGGATAAAGCGCAGAGCTTGGCGCAAACTTCACCTTGGCCTTGATCTGAATGCCGGCGAAATCGTATGTTCTGAACTGACTAAGGATACGGTTGCCGATCCAACCGCTGTGCCGGATCTGTTGGATCAGGTTGAGGGTCCGGTGGCAACGTTTTTAGGGGATGGCGCTTATGATGGCTTCACGACACGACAGGAAATAGCAAAGCGCTATGACGGTGTTGAGATCATCATTCCACCTCCCAAAACAGCTATCCCCGGCCCACAGGCTGCGACCGCTCCCACTGCTCGCGACCGGGATATTCTTGCCATTCAAAAGAACGGCAGGATGTCTTGGCAAAAGCAAACCGGATATGGCCGAAGGTCTCGAGGCGAAACCTTGATGGGCCGCTTTAAGCAGGTGATCGGGACCACGCTCAGGTCACGAAAGTTGAACAATCAGAGGACAGAGGCAAAACTTGGCGTCGCCGTCCTCAACACAATGACCGCCCTCGGACGCGCTGCGTTCGAGAAGGTTTCTGCATGA
- a CDS encoding aldehyde dehydrogenase family protein, which produces MSNTNSSWTDRVIEVVNPFDQLVIGSVDRKSWDEVDACLSVAHQLHMNRKNWIPVYRRIEILKKAATIMQTRFEELAYQIANEGGKPLIDARVEVSRAIDGVELCASNIISLAGREIPMDLTAAGAGRLAFTSREPIGVVVAVSAFNHPLNLIVHQVGPAVAAGCPVLVKPADDTPLSCQSFVNILYEAGLPEEWCCFAPCDTPTAEKMVTDPRVAFFSFIGSARVGWMLRSKLAQGTRCALEHGGAAPVIIDENADIQEMIPKLVKGGYYHSGQVCVSVQRIYAPKKFAASIGQLLAEEVSRLVVGNAIYEQTECGPLIRPREVNRVSDWVEEARQAGASVLAGGQKRGATTYAPTVLLRPPLEVNVSQKEIFGPVVCIYDYEAIEDAFTMANSLPFAFQASVFTSSLDTAMNAIRNLDATAVMVNDHTAFRVDWMPFAGRRQSGYGTGGIGYTMHDMTHDKMAIIKL; this is translated from the coding sequence ATGAGCAATACAAATTCATCTTGGACTGATCGGGTTATAGAAGTTGTAAATCCATTCGATCAGTTGGTTATTGGCAGTGTAGATCGAAAATCATGGGATGAAGTTGATGCATGTTTATCGGTGGCGCATCAACTTCACATGAACCGGAAAAACTGGATACCTGTCTATCGGCGAATTGAAATATTAAAAAAAGCCGCGACCATAATGCAAACGCGATTTGAAGAACTTGCGTATCAGATTGCAAATGAGGGAGGGAAACCTCTCATTGACGCACGCGTAGAGGTCTCACGGGCGATTGATGGTGTTGAGCTGTGCGCTAGCAATATTATAAGTCTGGCTGGCAGAGAAATCCCGATGGACCTCACCGCTGCAGGAGCTGGCAGGCTGGCATTTACCAGCCGTGAGCCTATTGGTGTCGTGGTCGCAGTCTCGGCTTTCAACCACCCTCTCAATCTGATTGTACATCAGGTTGGCCCAGCTGTTGCAGCCGGGTGCCCGGTATTAGTAAAACCGGCAGATGATACACCTTTGTCCTGCCAATCATTCGTGAACATTCTTTACGAGGCAGGATTGCCCGAGGAATGGTGTTGCTTTGCACCTTGCGATACACCAACCGCCGAGAAGATGGTAACTGATCCACGTGTTGCGTTCTTTAGTTTTATCGGATCTGCCAGGGTTGGTTGGATGCTACGCTCCAAGCTGGCGCAAGGAACCAGATGTGCTTTGGAGCATGGCGGGGCTGCACCTGTGATCATAGATGAAAATGCAGATATTCAGGAGATGATCCCAAAACTTGTTAAGGGAGGGTATTATCACTCCGGTCAGGTTTGTGTGTCCGTTCAAAGGATATATGCCCCAAAGAAATTTGCGGCGAGTATTGGTCAGTTATTGGCTGAAGAAGTTTCCAGACTTGTCGTCGGCAACGCAATCTATGAGCAGACCGAATGCGGTCCGCTCATAAGGCCCCGGGAAGTCAACCGGGTATCGGATTGGGTTGAGGAAGCAAGGCAGGCTGGCGCCAGTGTATTGGCTGGCGGGCAAAAACGAGGAGCAACAACATACGCGCCAACGGTGTTGCTTCGTCCACCACTCGAGGTAAACGTGTCTCAAAAAGAAATTTTTGGCCCTGTCGTTTGCATCTATGATTACGAAGCGATCGAAGATGCATTTACAATGGCAAACAGCCTCCCATTTGCTTTCCAGGCCTCAGTTTTTACCAGTAGTCTTGATACTGCAATGAACGCAATAAGGAACCTGGATGCAACAGCAGTGATGGTCAATGATCATACCGCCTTCCGCGTCGACTGGATGCCTTTCGCAGGGCGCAGGCAATCGGGTTATGGAACAGGTGGCATCGGCTACACAATGCACGACATGACCCATGATAAAATGGCAATCATCAAACTCTGA
- a CDS encoding acetolactate synthase large subunit, with the protein MVTPAESTMKATDLFVKALETEGVDHVFGVPGEENLDFVESLRTSSIKLILTRHEQGAAFMAATYGRLTGKAGVCLATLGPGATNFATPAAYAHLGGFPLIMITGQKPIKKSKQGQFQIIDIVKLFEPICKMSKQIVHGDTIPALVREAFRIAEEERPGAVLLELPEDIAEESCSSSVIEPHPRYYATADDHALSDAVELIKNAKMPLVLIGAGANRKNVRSEISDFIHTTGIPFFDTQMGKGVVDERSDLFLGTAALSDNDYMHCAIDRSDLIINIGHDVVEKPPFFMEVGGKKVIHVNYKSAQVDQVYFPQVEVVGDLANSVTHLKNKLGTDLKVDISYFQTIKREVEKHLAQGIDDPRYPITPQRFVADTRRVMGEKDIIALDNGIYKIWYARNYKAYQPNTVLLDNALATMGAGLPSAMMAAFLNPDRRVMAICGDGGFMMNSQEMETAVRLKLNLVITVLNDGSYGMIRWKQVAAGFQDWGLEFSNPDFVKYAECYGATGHRIGATDDLVPTFEAAFQAGGVHLIDLPVDYSENQKVLVDELKAKVCLL; encoded by the coding sequence ATGGTTACCCCTGCAGAAAGTACAATGAAGGCCACGGATTTATTCGTCAAAGCACTGGAAACAGAGGGCGTAGACCATGTCTTTGGTGTTCCCGGTGAAGAAAATCTGGATTTTGTCGAATCCCTGAGAACCTCCAGCATCAAATTAATCCTCACCCGCCATGAACAAGGAGCTGCTTTCATGGCCGCCACGTATGGCAGGCTTACCGGAAAAGCTGGTGTCTGTCTGGCGACCTTAGGGCCCGGGGCAACCAACTTTGCAACACCGGCAGCTTATGCTCATCTGGGTGGATTTCCATTGATCATGATTACTGGTCAAAAGCCCATCAAGAAATCCAAACAAGGCCAATTCCAAATCATCGACATCGTCAAGTTATTCGAGCCAATTTGTAAGATGTCTAAGCAGATTGTCCATGGAGATACAATTCCGGCTTTGGTGAGGGAAGCTTTCCGTATTGCAGAGGAAGAAAGACCGGGCGCCGTACTGCTGGAGCTTCCTGAAGATATCGCGGAAGAGTCATGCAGCTCAAGTGTGATTGAGCCACACCCACGTTATTACGCAACTGCGGATGATCATGCTCTCTCTGATGCTGTCGAGCTCATCAAGAATGCCAAAATGCCGTTGGTTCTGATTGGAGCAGGGGCAAACAGAAAAAATGTCCGAAGCGAAATTTCAGATTTCATCCATACCACCGGAATTCCGTTTTTTGATACGCAAATGGGCAAAGGTGTTGTTGATGAACGTTCCGACCTGTTTCTTGGCACAGCTGCTCTTTCCGACAATGATTATATGCATTGTGCAATCGATAGATCAGATTTGATCATAAATATCGGCCATGATGTCGTTGAAAAACCTCCGTTTTTTATGGAGGTTGGCGGGAAAAAGGTGATCCATGTCAACTATAAGTCCGCGCAGGTTGACCAGGTTTATTTTCCGCAGGTGGAAGTCGTTGGGGATCTGGCTAACTCAGTTACTCATCTGAAAAACAAACTCGGCACTGACCTGAAGGTCGACATCAGCTACTTCCAAACAATCAAACGTGAAGTTGAAAAACATCTCGCTCAAGGAATTGACGATCCAAGATATCCCATAACCCCCCAAAGGTTCGTGGCTGATACAAGACGCGTAATGGGCGAAAAGGACATCATTGCCCTCGATAACGGGATCTATAAAATCTGGTACGCGCGAAACTATAAGGCATATCAGCCAAATACAGTTCTATTGGACAATGCCCTGGCCACGATGGGGGCTGGGCTGCCTTCTGCGATGATGGCCGCGTTTTTGAACCCTGATCGCCGTGTCATGGCGATCTGTGGAGACGGCGGTTTCATGATGAACAGTCAGGAGATGGAGACTGCTGTCCGGTTGAAGCTCAATCTGGTTATTACAGTACTGAACGACGGCTCATACGGTATGATCCGATGGAAGCAGGTCGCAGCAGGGTTCCAGGATTGGGGATTGGAGTTCTCCAACCCTGACTTTGTGAAATACGCCGAGTGCTATGGAGCGACGGGTCATCGTATAGGTGCTACGGATGATTTAGTGCCTACATTTGAAGCTGCTTTTCAGGCTGGTGGAGTACATCTGATTGATCTGCCGGTAGATTATTCTGAGAACCAAAAGGTTCTGGTAGATGAACTTAAAGCTAAGGTCTGCCTGTTATGA
- a CDS encoding IS5 family transposase, protein MPSKTNADRRHKFAKAKYKVTNWSKYNESLRRRGDVTVWIEESAAKAWFAPENQRRGRPAKFSELAIETCLQIRVVFGLALRQTQGFVRSVFHLMELVLPVPDFSTLSLRADGLKLSNPKLRTGSEPVALVIDSTGVKIFGAGEWQETKHGTRIKRRAWRKLHLGLDLNAGEIVCSELTEDTVADPTAVPDLLDQVEGPVATFLGDGAYDGFTTRQEIAKRYDGVEIIIPPPKTAIPGPQAATAPTARDRDILAIQKNGRMSWQKQTGYGRRSRGETLMGRFKQVIGTTLRSRKLNNQRTEAKLGVAVLNTMTALGRATVEKVSA, encoded by the coding sequence ATGCCGTCTAAAACCAATGCCGATCGCCGACATAAGTTTGCCAAAGCCAAATACAAAGTGACGAACTGGTCGAAGTATAATGAAAGCTTGCGTCGTCGCGGCGATGTCACGGTTTGGATTGAAGAGAGCGCTGCCAAGGCTTGGTTTGCACCCGAGAACCAACGACGTGGACGGCCCGCCAAGTTTTCAGAGCTTGCCATTGAAACCTGTTTGCAAATCCGGGTCGTATTCGGTCTTGCTTTGAGGCAGACTCAAGGGTTTGTGAGGTCTGTGTTCCATTTGATGGAGTTGGTTTTACCGGTTCCTGACTTTTCAACCCTGTCGCTCCGCGCAGATGGCTTGAAACTTTCAAATCCCAAACTGCGAACGGGCTCTGAGCCAGTAGCGCTGGTAATCGATAGTACAGGCGTTAAGATCTTTGGTGCCGGAGAATGGCAGGAAACCAAGCATGGAACCAGGATAAAGCGCAGAGCTTGGCGCAAACTTCACCTTGGCCTTGATCTGAATGCCGGCGAAATCGTATGTTCTGAACTGACTGAGGATACGGTTGCCGATCCAACCGCTGTGCCGGATCTGTTGGATCAGGTTGAGGGTCCGGTAGCAACGTTTTTAGGGGATGGCGCTTATGATGGCTTCACGACACGACAGGAAATAGCAAAGCGCTATGACGGTGTTGAGATCATCATTCCACCTCCCAAAACAGCTATCCCCGGCCCACAGGCTGCGACCGCTCCCACTGCTCGCGACCGGGATATTCTTGCCATTCAAAAGAACGGCAGGATGTCTTGGCAAAAGCAAACCGGATATGGCCGAAGGTCTCGAGGCGAAACCTTGATGGGCCGCTTTAAGCAGGTGATCGGGACCACGCTCAGGTCACGAAAGTTGAACAATCAGAGGACAGAGGCAAAACTTGGCGTCGCCGTCCTCAACACAATGACCGCCCTCGGACGCGCCACGGTCGAGAAGGTTTCTGCATGA
- a CDS encoding transcription factor: MTKLTIYQSIKTAISNAPRNQRTLEIHLQMLKYADDLPDVSGVEFCKMTELSTSFGAEFSKMRNLTKRLKRAGLDVGKL, encoded by the coding sequence ATGACCAAATTGACAATCTACCAGAGTATTAAAACGGCAATTTCAAATGCACCTAGAAACCAGCGCACGCTTGAAATTCACTTGCAAATGCTTAAATATGCCGATGACTTACCAGATGTGTCTGGTGTGGAATTTTGCAAGATGACCGAATTGTCGACTAGTTTTGGTGCTGAGTTTAGCAAAATGAGAAATTTAACTAAGCGCTTGAAGAGAGCTGGTCTAGATGTTGGGAAACTCTAA